GGCCCTCCGGGCAGCAACTCGGTGGACGTCGCCACAGACCTGTTGTCCACCTCCGGAGGATCGTTGCGAGCGCTCGCGCGGAGGCCTCAGCGGGATCTGGAGGCGGTCCCCGGAGTCGGCCCCGCCGTTTCGGCGCGTGTGAGCGCGGCGCTGGAGTTGGGGCGCCGCCTCGCCAGCGAGTCGCCGGTGGCCAGGCGGCGGATCCGACACCCCAGTGACGTCTTCGATCTGTGCGGACCACGCCTACGGGATCTGCCGCACGAGGAGTTCTGGGCGATACTGTTGGACAGCCAACACGGAGTGCTGCGCGAGGTCCAGGTGTCGCGAGGGATCCTCGACGCCTCCATCGTCCACCCCCGCGAGGTGTTCCGTCACGCCATCCTCGAGAACGCTTCCGCTATCATCGTCGTCCACAACCACCCCTCCGGCGACGTGACCCCGTCACCCGAGGATCGTGCCGTTACCGCGCAGCTCGCGCGGAGCGGGCGGATTCTGGGCATCCCGGTTCTGGACCACGTGGTCATCGGAGACGGTCGCTGGGTCTCGCTGGCGGAGCAGGGCGCGCTGGATGGAGGCGGCGCGCGGGGCGCGGGCGCGAAGGACTGAGGGCGTCCGGCGGCTTGCAGCGGGTTCGCGCCGCGGCTACCATCGCGCCAGAACGGGTTCGCCGGCGGACGAGGGGGTCTTCCCACCCGGCGCCACGGTGCGGACGGCCGGGCGGACAAGGGCAGATCGTGGAGGAGGAGTCGTGAGGGCGTTCGTCACCGGTGCTGGAGGATTCATCGGATCGCATCTGGTCGAGGCGCTGCTGAGGCGCGGCGACTCGGTGCGTGCGCTGGTGCGGTACAACTCCCGGGGCAGCCTGGGCTGGTTGGACGAGTCTCGCGAGCGCGATCACGAGCAGCTCGAAGTGCTCGCGGGCGATGTCCGCGACTCGGGCCAGATGCGGCGCGCGGTCGACGGCTGCGACATGGTGTTCCACCTCGCCGCTCTCATCGGCATTCCTTACTCCTACCAGGCCGCGCGCAGCTACGTTCAGACGAACGTCTCGGGCACGCTCAACGTGTTGGAGGCTGCCCGCGAAGCCGGGGTCGAGCGGTTCCTGCACACGTCCACGAGCGAGGTGTATGGATCCGCGTTGAACGTGCCGATAGACGAATCGCACCCGCTGCAGCCGCAGTCGCCGTATTCGGCCACGAAGATCGGAGCGGATCAGCTGGCGCTCTCGTATTGCCACTCGTTCGATCTGCCGGTGACCGTCGTTCGCCCCTTCAACACCTACGGGCCGCGCCAGTCGGCTCGCGCCGTAATCCCGACGATCATCACGCAGATGCTCGCTGGCCCGGGCCCCGTGCGCCTGGGGTCGACGCATCCGACCCGTGACTTCACCTACGTGGACGACACGGTGAGGGGCTTTCTCGCTCTCGCGGGGGCCGCGGCGGGCGCCGGCGAGGTCTTCAACCTGGGCACCGGATTCGAGATTTCGATCGCGGAACTCGTCGCCTTGATCGCTGACATCGTCGGCGTAGAGCCGGCGCTCGCGCGCGACGACGCGCGCGTTAGGCCCGAGGGAAGCGAAGTGGACCGTCTGCTCTCCGATAACAACCGTGTGCGCGAGGTGGCCGGCTGGCGGCCCGCTCTGGGGGGTCGCGACGGGTTGCGCGCGGGTCTGGAGAGGACCGTCGAGTGGTTCTCCGACCCCTCGGTCCGTGCGGCCGGCGGCATAGACGCGTACGCGGTGTGATGGCCGTGCGGCCGGCCGACATCACCGCGGCGATCGCTCGGGTCGTGGGAGCCCTGAAGTCCCCGCTGGGCCTGCATGAGCCCGATCTGTCCGAAGCCGAAGCGGCCACCGTAGCCGAATGCGTCGAGAGCGGCTGGGTTTCCTACGGGGGACGGTACGTGGACGAGTTCGAGGATCGACTGTCCACCGTCGTCGGGGGTCCCGTCGCGGCCACGGTGAACGGCACCGCGGCGCTGGAACTGGCGTTGGTCGCCGCCGGCGTGCGTCCGGGTGACGAAGTACTCGTGCCGGCGTTCACGTTCGCGGCGACCGCAGCGGCGGTCGTGCACGCGGGGGGCGTTCCTCATTTCGTGGACATCGAGCCCGAGCGGCTCGGCGTGGATCCCATAGCCGTCGATGCGTACCTGAGTCGGATCGCCGTCGGTGACTCCGCCGGGGCGAAGAACAAGAGCACCGGCCGACCCATCCGTGCGCTGGTCGCCGTGCACGTGTTCGGGCACCCCTGCGAGTTGGCGGGCCTCGCCGATGTCGCCGGAAAATACGGCCTCATCCTTGTCGAAGATGCGGCGGAGTCGCTCGGGTCTCGTCACCAGGGCACGCACACCGGTCTCTTCGGCGCGGCGGGCGCTTTCAGCTTCAACGGGAACAAGATCGTCACCACGGGCGGCGGGGGCGCGGTGGTTTCTCGCGACGCGGATCTGCTGGCGCACGCGCGTCATTTGAGCACGACCGCGAAGATCCCGCACGCGTGGGAGTACAGGCACGACGCCGTCGGCTACAACTACCGCATGCCGGCGCTCAACGCCGCGCTGGGGTGCGCGCAACTGGACCGCCTGGGCGAGTTCCTGGCGGCGAAGAGGGAATTGGCGGAGCGATATTCGGCGGCTTTCGCGGAGATCGACGGCGTGAGCGTGATGGCTGAGCCGCCCCACGCCGAGAGCAACTACTGGCTCAACGCCCTCATCCTGCCCGACGTGGAGGGCCTGCTGGAGGACATCCTGGCTCACAATCACGCCGCGGGCTACCGGACGCGCCCTGCGTGGACTCCTCTGCACACGCTGGCGCCGTACGCCGACTGCCCGCGCATGGAGCTGCCCGAGACCGGGCGCGCCGCGCGAACCGTGCTGAATGTCCCCAGCTCCGCCGCCTTGGGGTGTCGGCGATGAGCGCGCCGCGCCGCGTGTGCGTGGTCACGGGCAGTCGGGCGGAATTCGATCTGCTGCGCTGGCTCATGGCCGACGTTCGTGAGGACCCCGCTCTGGAGCTACAAGTCGTCGCGACCGGCATGCACCTTTCGCCGGAGTTCGGTCGCACCGTCACGCACCTCGAGGAAGCAGGCTTCCCGCCGGACGACATCGTCGAGTCGCTGCTGTCGGCGGACACGCCGTCCGCGGTGGCGAAGTCGGTCGGGCTCGGGCTGATAGGGTTCGCGGACGTGTTTCGGCGCCTCGATCCGGACATCGTGGTCATCCTGGGGGATCGGTTCGAGTCGTTCGCGGCGGCCCAGGCGGCGGCGATCGCCAGACACGTGATCGCGCACGTGCACGGGGGCGAGGCGGCCGAGGGTGCCGTGGACGAGGCGATTCGGCACGCCATCACCAAGATGGCCCACTACCACTTCGTGGCGACGGACGAGTACCGTCGCCGAGTGATCCAGTTGGGCGAGGACCCGGATCGCGTATTCGACTTCGGAGCGCCCGGCTTGGATCGGCTGCGGCGCACATCGTTGCTGTCGCATGCGGCGGTGGCGGAGTTCGTGGCGCTGTCCGGCGATGGACCGCTGGTCGTGGCGACATATCATCCCGTTACGCTCAGCGACCGCGACCAGGTCGCCGATCTCGACGAGGTCCTGGCGGCTCTGGCTGGCCTCGGTTCCGCCCGCATCGTCATTACGCTGGCAAACGCCGACGCCGCGGGCCGGGCGCTCAACGATCGCCTGAGGGGCTTCGAGTCGGAGCATCCGGACCGGGTTCGCCTTTTCGCGGCGCTCGGACAGGAGAGGTATTTGAGTCTACTGGCTGCGGCGGCCGTGGTCGTTGGCAATTCCTCGAGCGGGATCATCGAGGCCCCGAGCGTAGGCACGCCGACCGTCAACGTCGGTCCGCGCCAGCGCGGGCGGGTGCGCGGTGCGTCGGTGATCGACTGCGACGCCGAGCGCAGCGCTGTGCAGGGTGCCATTGAGCGTGCCTTCAGCGCGGACTTCCTGGACGGTGCTTTCGCAGAGCCGTCTCCCTACGACCGAGGCGGAGCGTCGCACAGAATCTGCGCCGAGTTGGCGCGCGTGCCGCTGGAGGGAGTCGTCATGAAGCGTTTCTACGACCTGCCTGCGCGCGGTTCGTGAAGATCGAGATCATGGGATTCGAAGCCTCGGAGGCCTTCATGCTGTTGCGGGAGCCGGTGGCGTGAGCGCCGAGCGAGAATACAGACTCGCCCCCGCTCGCGTGGTGCGGGCGCTCAGGTCGCGAGCTCGGGCGCTGTTGCTGGTTGGCGCCGTTGGGGGCCTGCTTGGCGCCTTCGTGACCGTGCTGAGGCCGGCAACCTACCTGTCCACCGCTTCGTTCATGCCCCAGGAGAGCAACCCCAACCTCAGCCGCATCTCCAGCATGGCGCAGCAGTTCGGCATTTCGTTGCCGGTGGACGCGAGCCCTCGCTCCCCGGCCTTCTACGCGGCACTCATCCAGAGCCGGGCGGTGCTCGAGCCGGTGGCGCGTGGGGCGGTGGTCGCGGACAGCGACGGCCGCGCCGTGGAGTTCGATCTGTTCGAGCAATTCGGCATCGACAGAGAGCGTCCGGACCGGGCGGAGGCCGCCCTGGTCGACGCCCTGCGCGACGCCATCGGCGTGCGCGTCGAGCGAGAGTCCGGGCTTCTGGAGCTGGAGGTTGCGAGTCGCGATCCGGTACTTTCGCGCGGGCTCGCGCTGCGCGTTCTGGCCGCCGTCGACACCTTCGACATGGCGGTGCGGCGATCGGAGGCGGCGGCCGAGCGAGCGTTCGCCGGGGAAAGGCTCGCGGCGCTGCGCGGTGAGCTGGAAGCGGCCGAGGATAAGCTGCGTACGTTCCTGGCGGAGAACCGGCAGTTCCGCAATTCTCCGCAGCTCTCCTTTCAGCATGAACGGCTTCAGCGCGAGGTGGTAATGCGGCAGGACCTCGTCTCCTCGATCGCCCAGTCCTACGAGCAGGCTAGGATCGAGGAAGTCCGCAGCACGCCCGTCATCACGGTCGTGGAGTCGCCTAATCTACCGATGGATCCGGCCGGCTTGTCCGCCCTCATGGCCGGCCTTCTCGCGGCCGTGATCGCCGGCGCGTTCGCGGCCATGGCTGTGATCGCGGTCGAGTATCGCGAAGCGCTCACGTCCTTCTACGCCGGGCCCCGGACGTAGTGGGTCCCGGGATCGAGGAAGGGAAGGGCTCCGGAGTGGCTGAGGATTCCGAGCAACTGTGGGCGATCGTGCCGGCCCGGGGCGGGTCGAAGGATGTTCCCGAGAAGAACCTGGCCGACGTCGGAGGTGCCTCGCTCGTGTGCCGTGCGATCGCCTCCGCCCTGGCCGCCCGCGCCGTCGCCCGAGTGGTCGTATCCACCGACTCCGAGGCGATCCGCGAGGCGGCGTTGGCGTGCGGCGCGGAGGCCCCGTTCACGCGACCGGCCGAGTTGGCGCGCGACGACACTCCGGGTATCGAGCCGATCAGGCACGCGCTCGAGTGGTTCCGGGCGAGCGAGGGTCGAGTCCCCGCGTGGGTGGTCTGCTTGCAGCCGACGTCGCCCTTCCGGACGGGCGCTGACGTGGACGCG
This sequence is a window from Gemmatimonadota bacterium. Protein-coding genes within it:
- the radC gene encoding DNA repair protein RadC, whose amino-acid sequence is GPPGSNSVDVATDLLSTSGGSLRALARRPQRDLEAVPGVGPAVSARVSAALELGRRLASESPVARRRIRHPSDVFDLCGPRLRDLPHEEFWAILLDSQHGVLREVQVSRGILDASIVHPREVFRHAILENASAIIVVHNHPSGDVTPSPEDRAVTAQLARSGRILGIPVLDHVVIGDGRWVSLAEQGALDGGGARGAGAKD
- a CDS encoding SDR family NAD(P)-dependent oxidoreductase — its product is MRAFVTGAGGFIGSHLVEALLRRGDSVRALVRYNSRGSLGWLDESRERDHEQLEVLAGDVRDSGQMRRAVDGCDMVFHLAALIGIPYSYQAARSYVQTNVSGTLNVLEAAREAGVERFLHTSTSEVYGSALNVPIDESHPLQPQSPYSATKIGADQLALSYCHSFDLPVTVVRPFNTYGPRQSARAVIPTIITQMLAGPGPVRLGSTHPTRDFTYVDDTVRGFLALAGAAAGAGEVFNLGTGFEISIAELVALIADIVGVEPALARDDARVRPEGSEVDRLLSDNNRVREVAGWRPALGGRDGLRAGLERTVEWFSDPSVRAAGGIDAYAV
- a CDS encoding LegC family aminotransferase translates to MAVRPADITAAIARVVGALKSPLGLHEPDLSEAEAATVAECVESGWVSYGGRYVDEFEDRLSTVVGGPVAATVNGTAALELALVAAGVRPGDEVLVPAFTFAATAAAVVHAGGVPHFVDIEPERLGVDPIAVDAYLSRIAVGDSAGAKNKSTGRPIRALVAVHVFGHPCELAGLADVAGKYGLILVEDAAESLGSRHQGTHTGLFGAAGAFSFNGNKIVTTGGGGAVVSRDADLLAHARHLSTTAKIPHAWEYRHDAVGYNYRMPALNAALGCAQLDRLGEFLAAKRELAERYSAAFAEIDGVSVMAEPPHAESNYWLNALILPDVEGLLEDILAHNHAAGYRTRPAWTPLHTLAPYADCPRMELPETGRAARTVLNVPSSAALGCRR
- a CDS encoding acylneuraminate cytidylyltransferase family protein, coding for MAEDSEQLWAIVPARGGSKDVPEKNLADVGGASLVCRAIASALAARAVARVVVSTDSEAIREAALACGAEAPFTRPAELARDDTPGIEPIRHALEWFRASEGRVPAWVVCLQPTSPFRTGADVDAAFRIALDTGADAVISVARASCHPYWARSVDVDGLMRPFLSERESPVRRQDLPDAFMLNGAIYLARASVLERGSFYGERTVAYVMPEERSLDVDSAWDLRVARALATEEAAS
- the neuC gene encoding UDP-N-acetylglucosamine 2-epimerase, with protein sequence MSAPRRVCVVTGSRAEFDLLRWLMADVREDPALELQVVATGMHLSPEFGRTVTHLEEAGFPPDDIVESLLSADTPSAVAKSVGLGLIGFADVFRRLDPDIVVILGDRFESFAAAQAAAIARHVIAHVHGGEAAEGAVDEAIRHAITKMAHYHFVATDEYRRRVIQLGEDPDRVFDFGAPGLDRLRRTSLLSHAAVAEFVALSGDGPLVVATYHPVTLSDRDQVADLDEVLAALAGLGSARIVITLANADAAGRALNDRLRGFESEHPDRVRLFAALGQERYLSLLAAAAVVVGNSSSGIIEAPSVGTPTVNVGPRQRGRVRGASVIDCDAERSAVQGAIERAFSADFLDGAFAEPSPYDRGGASHRICAELARVPLEGVVMKRFYDLPARGS